The genomic stretch CGCTCAAAGCCGCGGAAGAACTCCTGGCCAGCAACCGCGCAAAGGCTAAAGCCGGCGTCATGTCGATCGTCGACGTCCTGCAGGCAGAAGCAGCCGTGGCCTCACGCGTCGAACAGATTCTCGTCGCCGAAAAATCCATCCGCGACCAGGAAGACCAACTGCGCCGGCTCTTGAATCCGGCGGAAGAAGAACTGCGGCAGGACCTGCGCCTCATGCCGACCGATCCCCCGACCACCTCGCTGGAAGCGATTAGCCTTCAGGAAGCCATCGATATCGCCATGGACCGCCGTCCGGAGATCCTCCAAGCCGGGAAAAACGTGGAGACCAGCGAACTCAACGTGAAGTTCGCCAAGAATCAGCTCCTGCCCACGCTGTCGGTGCAAGGCACGATGGGGCTCTCGGGCCTCGGCGCCGACTATGGCGACGCGACGAGACGAAATTTCGGCGGAGATTTCTACAACTACGGCGCCGGACTCGTCCTCAGCTATCCCCTCGGCAACCGCTCCGCCTACAGCACCTATAACAAGCGTCAGCTGGAATCACGCAATGCGCAGTCGTCGCTCCAAAGCGTCCGTCAACAGGTGATCGTCGGAGTCCGCGAAGCCGTTCGCCGCGTACACACCGACTTCAAACGGATCGAAACGACGCGCTCGGCCCGTATCATGGCCGAAAAGCAGTTGCAGGCCGAACAGGAGCGGCTGAAGGTCGGACTCAGCACCACGCGCTTCGTGCTCGACTTCCAGAGGGACCTGGCCACCGCACAGGGCAATGAACTGCGGGCCACCGTGGACTACAACAAGTCGCTGTCGAACCTGGCCCGGAATAAAGCCACGACGCTCGAGCGCTATAACCTGCGCGTCGAATAGCAAGCCGATGACCGGGTCTGGGGTTGCGTCCGCGAGCCGTACCACACAGACCGAGGAACGGGGGGCAGCCCTGGCGCTGCTCCCCCTCACCGCCACGTTCCTGTATTACGCCTCTCCGCTCGAACTTCGGCAACTGCCCCTCTATCAGTTCCTTCCTCAATTCTGTGCCTATGCCGCCCTCCTCACCTGGAGCCGCATCAACCATTCCTCCGCCCGGCGGCTTGGACTCACCGGCAGTCTCGTTCCGCAAGGCCTCCGCTGGGGCATACCTACCGGGCTGGTACTCGGCACGCTCAATCTCCTCGTGATCCTCTACCTGGTTCCTCTGCTTGGAGGAGATTATCGATTTCTCGCCCACACGCCCCATGCTCAAATTCCCCTCTTCGTCATGGTGCCGTGGTTCATCCTCTTCATCGCGACCTTCGTCGAGTTGAACTTTCGTGGATTTTTCTTGGGCCGGCTGCTGGCCCTGGGGCTTCCTGCCTCCATCGCTGTGCCGGTGAGCGCCCTACTGTTTGCGTTCGATCCGTTCCTGGTGGCAACCTTCCAACATCTTCATTGGATCGCCGTGTGGGACGGTCTCGTGTGGGGAACCTTATGGGTTGCCTTCAGGAACGTGTCTGTCACCATCGTCGCGCATGCCGTGGAGGTCATCGTGTTGTACGGCGTCATGCGCATAGTGCTGGGGTAACGGTCGAACCGGTGCACCCATGAATCCTTCCTTCTCCAGCATCCTCGTGAATGATGTCTTCGGCGACCCCGGTCTGTTTGTCGAAGTGCGCTGGTCGAAGCGCGCGTTCCTGTTCGATCTTGGTGACAATCACGCATTGGGCCCCACGCGTCTTCTTCGGGCCAACGACATCTTCATCTCCCATACGCACATGGATCACTTCATCGGATTCGATGCCCTGCTGCGCGTCGCCCTCGGCCGCGGCAAAACCTTGCGACTGTATGGGCCACCGGGCCTGATTGCCAATGTTGAAGGCAAATTGCACGGCTACACCTGGAACCTCGTGGATGGATACCCCCTCTCCATCACCGTGCAAGAATTCCGCTCGGACGAAATCCGGGCAGCAACCTTTCACGCCACGAATGGATTTCAACGCCAGGATGAACCGGATACAGCCTTGGCTCCGGGCCTGACCGACGGGTCCTTCATCGTACTCCGTGATCCCATGTTCACCGTGCAGGCGACCGCGCTCAATCACCGCATCCCTTCATTCGCCTATGCGCTGCAGGAGCAGTTTCATGTCAACGTCAACAAGGAGCGATTGCATGCAGCGGGGCTTCCGGTAGGCTATTGGCTGAAGGACGTGAAACAGTATTTGTGGCAAGGCCGGCCCGACGACTTTCGATTCATCGCCACGCTCTACCATGAGCACCACCGGGAAGAACGTGAGTTTGTTCTGGGTGAGATCCGCGAACGCTTCGTCACCATCACGCGTGGCCAGAAAATCGTTTATGTCGTGGATGCTCGCTACGACGAAGACAACGAACGGAAGATTGTGGAGCTTGCGCGAGGGGCCGACATCTTTTACTGTGAGGCCCCCTATCTGGATCGGGATGCGGACAAAGCCCGGGACCGGTACCACCTCACGGCCAGGCAGGCCGGCATCATGGCGAAGAAAGCGGGCGTGCGCGAATTAGTCGTGTTCCATTTTTCGCCACGCTATACCGGGCTGGGGCATGAGATCGAGGCGGAGGCGCGAAACACGTTCCGCGAAGAGTGAAGGAGGCGGCGGATGGGTGAATGGGCGAAGTACGCACTGTACTTCCTGTTGGGCGGCACAATCGTCAGCATCTCGACATACCTCGGGTCGCAAGGCCGGTCATTTCTCGCCGCCTTCGCCAGCACCTTCCCGGCAATGACCGGCGCAACATTCGTGCTGATTTACCTGAACAGCGGCAACGACCATCTCGTCACCTACGCCAAAAATCTCCTGTGGTTTGTGCCCCCCTGGCTGGTGTATGTCGGCTGCATGATCTATGGGGTCGAACGGATCGGTTTTTGGCTCTCCATGGCCGGCTCACTCGCCCTCTACATGGTTTGCGTCGCGCTGGTGAAATTCCTGGCGCGGTAGACGTCGCCCCACAATGCGACCTTTTCGACAGGTCATCCCGGCTGGCGCGCACACCGATGTCGGCTGAGCGGCTCTTTCATCTGGCACAGGAACTCGCCATACGACTGGGCCGTAATGTGGACCTCCTGGATCTGAGGAGTACAACGACGGTCATGCGCGCGCAGATTATTAGTACCGGTCGATGCCTGAAAAGTCATGACGACCAGGCCCGTACTGAGTTCGAGATGTATGCCTACTCCGACTATGCCAGGCTCAACGAAGAGCGGCGGGATCTCCTGCAAGACATCAAAGAACGCGGGCTCATCTATGGCTAACAATGCCTCATCCTTCTTGCCACAGCTGGCCGGCCGGCTCCAACGCATGGTGAAATTCCGTATCACCACTCACCTCGACGACTTCCGCCGCGTCTCATCGACCATCGTCAAAGCCGGGGCATAAAGGGCTATAATGAACACGCTACAAAGCCAACTCCGTCGATGTAACTCCCCAATTTCAGTGAACGATTCCTTTGTCAGCGGACTTTACCCGTTCGAATGTGGAACCCAAGCAAGCGGTCAATCCAGCCCGAATTAAGATTCAGCCTTCCCCTTTTTCCGCTGAGAGAGAATCCGACATGAGTCGGAATTAACCTACCTCAAGATTCAGAACCTGCCGGGCCATCGCCAAAGAGCTGAAATGCAGACGGCAGTCCGTCCTCGCCACTTAAGACCACATAATGGTTTCCGACTAGACCAGATCCATAAACTCGAGAGACTCT from Nitrospira sp. encodes the following:
- a CDS encoding TolC family protein → MANPILRGCLCIGSATALLLWTASASFSLDVTKPVPTERREAMSLADAVLKALQNNLDIHIGRQTKESRLADIIIEQAKFDPTVSLNGQYNRQVSPLNRPILGFTGANLQDITKFDQNTSTVTADITQNLSTGANYDLNYSPQRSYVSGPNTFLFNPAWTGGLALTVTQPLLKNFGTDINRTFITIAQNNATVEQHVFLDRVLTVIASVEQTFWEMVFANENLKVAQAALKAAEELLASNRAKAKAGVMSIVDVLQAEAAVASRVEQILVAEKSIRDQEDQLRRLLNPAEEELRQDLRLMPTDPPTTSLEAISLQEAIDIAMDRRPEILQAGKNVETSELNVKFAKNQLLPTLSVQGTMGLSGLGADYGDATRRNFGGDFYNYGAGLVLSYPLGNRSAYSTYNKRQLESRNAQSSLQSVRQQVIVGVREAVRRVHTDFKRIETTRSARIMAEKQLQAEQERLKVGLSTTRFVLDFQRDLATAQGNELRATVDYNKSLSNLARNKATTLERYNLRVE
- a CDS encoding DUF3147 domain-containing protein, whose translation is MGEWAKYALYFLLGGTIVSISTYLGSQGRSFLAAFASTFPAMTGATFVLIYLNSGNDHLVTYAKNLLWFVPPWLVYVGCMIYGVERIGFWLSMAGSLALYMVCVALVKFLAR